Proteins co-encoded in one Hymenobacter swuensis DY53 genomic window:
- a CDS encoding peroxiredoxin codes for MAVLVGKRAPSFKATAVIDGEFEEDFSLDRYLGKKHVIFYFYPADFTFVCPTEIIAFQDRLADFEAKGVAIVGCSTDTHFSHFAWLQTPRDNGGIEGVKYPLVADATKTIASNYDVLGGHYDYNEAGEMTFVGSPLAYRGLFLIDKDGIVRHQVVNDGPLGRSIDEAMRMVDALQYFEVKGEVCPANWEEGKEAMAATREGVANYLGKQAAH; via the coding sequence ATGGCAGTTCTCGTAGGTAAACGTGCTCCTTCTTTCAAAGCTACCGCCGTTATTGACGGCGAATTCGAGGAGGATTTCTCCCTCGACCGGTACCTGGGCAAGAAGCACGTTATTTTCTACTTCTACCCAGCTGACTTCACCTTCGTCTGCCCCACCGAAATCATTGCTTTCCAGGACCGTCTGGCCGACTTCGAGGCCAAAGGGGTGGCCATCGTCGGCTGCTCGACCGACACGCACTTTTCGCACTTTGCCTGGCTGCAGACCCCGCGCGACAACGGCGGCATTGAGGGCGTGAAATACCCGCTGGTGGCCGACGCCACCAAAACCATTGCCTCGAACTACGACGTACTGGGCGGCCATTACGACTACAACGAAGCCGGCGAAATGACTTTCGTTGGGTCGCCTTTGGCTTACCGGGGCTTGTTCCTGATTGACAAGGACGGCATTGTACGCCACCAAGTGGTAAACGACGGCCCGCTGGGCCGCAGCATCGACGAAGCCATGCGCATGGTAGATGCGCTGCAGTACTTCGAAGTAAAAGGCGAAGTATGCCCCGCCAACTGGGAAGAAGGCAAAGAAGCTATGGCTGCTACCCGCGAAGGTGTGGCCAACTACCTGGGCAAGCAGGCCGCCCACTAG
- a CDS encoding GNAT family N-acetyltransferase: protein MLLRRATAADAPRIGQLFYDTITQVNCADYTPVQINAWRGGWQNLAGWEAKIEAQYFLAAEDETTGTLGGFASLASDGYLDFLFVSAAYQRQGIARQLLTALLAQAACLNLPSLYTDASVTAQPFFFRYGFVVAQEQQLLVRGVALPNYRMVRPLPFFSSLTS, encoded by the coding sequence ATGCTACTCCGCCGGGCTACGGCTGCCGATGCTCCGCGCATCGGGCAGCTATTCTATGATACCATTACGCAGGTGAATTGCGCCGACTACACCCCAGTGCAGATAAACGCGTGGCGGGGCGGTTGGCAGAACCTGGCGGGCTGGGAAGCCAAAATTGAGGCGCAGTACTTCCTGGCGGCTGAAGATGAAACTACCGGCACGTTGGGGGGCTTTGCCTCCCTGGCATCCGATGGGTATCTGGACTTCCTGTTTGTGAGTGCCGCCTACCAGCGCCAGGGCATTGCCCGGCAGTTACTGACGGCCCTGCTGGCCCAGGCCGCCTGTCTGAACCTACCAAGCCTCTACACCGATGCCAGCGTGACGGCCCAGCCCTTTTTCTTCCGGTATGGCTTTGTGGTAGCACAGGAGCAGCAGCTGCTTGTACGCGGGGTGGCATTACCCAATTACCGCATGGTACGGCCCCTTCCCTTTTTCTCAAGCCTCACGTCCTAA
- a CDS encoding aspartate kinase encodes MQEPQQLQIFKFGGASVKDAAAIRNLSSIVRAHGQPGPLLVVVSAMGKTTNALEAIYQLAHTGQEYTPQLALLRDFHLGVATELGVSDEAAGTPALAELLEQLHDRLATLLPGDFDKQYDQVVSFGELLATRIVARALQAQWLDCRPLIRTDHTWREGRVDWATTERNLRATLPGQLQHGPIVTQGFLGGTAGGHTTTLGREGSDYTAAILAYCLGAASVTIWKDVAGLLNADPKFFADTVRYPEISYQETIEMAYYGASVIHPKTIKPLAVRGIPLLVKSFVDPTAEGTRIHDCRHGLLVPAFIRKTGQCLISFESKDLTFISEENLEVIFGALAQVRLKIHLMQNSAISFSVCTDFSAYRLEKLLSALREQFTIHYNTGLELYTIKNYDAASIQRLTDSRELLLEQRSRQTFQFVCRGGVNEFVK; translated from the coding sequence ATGCAGGAACCGCAGCAACTTCAGATTTTCAAGTTTGGCGGCGCGTCGGTGAAGGACGCGGCCGCCATCCGTAACCTCAGCAGCATTGTACGGGCGCACGGCCAGCCAGGCCCGTTGCTGGTGGTGGTATCGGCCATGGGCAAAACCACCAATGCGCTGGAAGCCATTTATCAGCTGGCGCACACGGGTCAGGAGTATACCCCGCAGCTTGCCCTCCTCCGGGATTTTCACCTGGGTGTGGCGACCGAGCTGGGCGTGAGCGACGAAGCGGCCGGCACGCCGGCCCTGGCCGAGTTGCTGGAGCAGTTGCACGACCGGTTGGCCACCCTACTTCCCGGCGACTTCGATAAGCAGTATGACCAGGTAGTTAGCTTCGGCGAGTTGCTGGCTACGCGCATTGTGGCCCGAGCGCTCCAGGCCCAGTGGCTCGACTGCCGGCCGCTCATCCGGACTGACCATACCTGGCGGGAGGGCCGCGTGGACTGGGCTACCACCGAACGAAACCTGCGGGCAACGCTGCCCGGACAGTTGCAGCACGGCCCCATTGTGACGCAGGGGTTTCTGGGCGGCACCGCCGGCGGGCACACCACCACGCTGGGCCGGGAGGGCTCCGACTACACCGCCGCTATTCTGGCTTATTGCCTGGGGGCGGCTTCGGTAACCATCTGGAAGGATGTGGCAGGGCTGCTGAATGCGGACCCCAAGTTTTTTGCCGATACGGTACGTTACCCCGAAATCAGTTACCAGGAAACCATCGAAATGGCCTACTACGGGGCTTCCGTCATTCACCCCAAAACCATTAAGCCGCTGGCCGTGCGGGGTATTCCGCTGCTGGTAAAGTCGTTTGTGGACCCCACGGCGGAAGGCACGCGCATTCATGACTGCCGCCACGGCCTGCTGGTGCCCGCTTTCATCCGCAAGACGGGGCAGTGCCTGATTTCCTTTGAATCCAAGGACCTGACCTTTATTTCGGAGGAAAATCTGGAGGTCATTTTTGGGGCTTTGGCGCAGGTGCGGCTCAAAATTCACCTGATGCAGAACTCAGCCATCAGCTTCTCGGTGTGTACCGATTTCTCCGCTTATCGCCTGGAAAAGCTGCTCAGCGCACTACGGGAGCAATTTACCATTCATTACAACACAGGCCTGGAGCTGTACACCATCAAGAACTACGATGCCGCCAGCATTCAGCGGCTGACGGACAGCCGGGAGCTGCTGCTGGAACAGCGCAGCCGCCAGACGTTTCAGTTTGTGTGCCGGGGCGGAGTGAATGAATTTGTGAAGTGA
- a CDS encoding DUF5606 family protein, translating to MPYDLKEIAAISGMPGLYRLVKPTRAGVIIEALDEKGTRSVASARNKVSLLHEISIYTQDYDQTVPLTEVFDRIYQQHGKELAVTNKSDDRDLSAFMAGIMPDYDRERVYMSDIKKLVQWYRVVSQKLDYQAPAAEEATEEVPEEAPKAKKKAAKKDEPAADEALSTAGIIPAAEETNAAGNPEAGEAKPAKKPTKKKAE from the coding sequence ATGCCCTACGACCTGAAGGAAATTGCCGCTATCAGCGGAATGCCCGGTCTGTACCGCCTCGTGAAACCTACCCGCGCCGGCGTTATCATTGAAGCCCTCGACGAGAAAGGCACCCGCTCCGTGGCCTCGGCCCGCAATAAGGTGTCCCTGCTCCACGAAATCTCCATCTACACCCAGGATTACGACCAGACGGTGCCCCTGACGGAAGTATTCGACCGTATCTATCAGCAGCACGGCAAAGAGTTGGCGGTGACCAACAAATCGGACGACCGGGACCTGTCGGCGTTTATGGCCGGTATCATGCCCGACTACGACCGGGAGCGGGTGTACATGTCCGACATCAAGAAGCTGGTGCAGTGGTACCGTGTAGTGAGCCAGAAACTGGACTACCAGGCCCCCGCTGCCGAAGAAGCCACTGAGGAGGTACCTGAGGAAGCCCCAAAAGCCAAGAAAAAGGCCGCTAAAAAGGACGAACCCGCTGCGGATGAAGCCCTGAGCACCGCCGGTATCATTCCGGCCGCTGAGGAAACCAATGCCGCCGGCAACCCCGAGGCAGGCGAAGCCAAACCGGCTAAAAAACCGACCAAGAAGAAAGCCGAATAG
- the ubiE gene encoding bifunctional demethylmenaquinone methyltransferase/2-methoxy-6-polyprenyl-1,4-benzoquinol methylase UbiE, protein MSVVPYKDDAADKKSQVAHMFNSIAGKYDFLNHFLSVGTDIYWRRKAVDELKQLRPARVLDIATGTADFAIETLRAATPDAQITGVDISEGMLEVGRRKLEQKGLGHRIRLELGDSEALPFPDDHFDAVTASFGVRNFENLEKGLSEMYRVLRPGGKMVVLEFSKPTAFPMKQAYNFYFKNILPVFGKLISKDRAAYTYLPESVQAFPDGQEFLAILRKVGFTSPAWQPLTFGISSIYTAQK, encoded by the coding sequence ATGTCCGTAGTACCCTACAAAGACGACGCCGCCGACAAAAAGTCCCAGGTGGCCCACATGTTCAACAGCATTGCCGGCAAGTATGACTTCCTGAACCACTTCCTGAGTGTGGGCACGGATATCTACTGGCGGCGCAAGGCCGTGGACGAGCTGAAACAGCTGCGCCCGGCCCGGGTGCTGGATATTGCTACCGGTACCGCCGACTTTGCCATTGAAACCCTGCGTGCTGCCACGCCCGATGCTCAGATTACGGGCGTGGATATTTCGGAGGGGATGTTGGAGGTGGGCCGCCGCAAGCTGGAGCAGAAGGGCCTGGGCCACCGCATCCGGCTGGAGCTAGGTGATTCGGAAGCCCTGCCGTTTCCGGACGACCACTTTGATGCCGTGACGGCTTCGTTTGGGGTGCGCAATTTCGAGAACTTGGAAAAGGGCCTTTCGGAGATGTATCGGGTGCTGCGGCCGGGCGGGAAGATGGTGGTGCTAGAATTCAGCAAGCCCACTGCTTTCCCCATGAAGCAGGCCTACAACTTCTACTTCAAAAACATTCTGCCGGTATTCGGCAAGCTGATTTCTAAAGACCGCGCCGCTTATACGTACCTGCCCGAATCGGTGCAGGCTTTCCCGGATGGTCAGGAGTTTCTGGCAATTCTGCGTAAAGTTGGCTTTACTTCCCCCGCATGGCAACCCCTCACGTTCGGCATCAGCTCAATTTACACCGCTCAAAAATAA
- the yihA gene encoding ribosome biogenesis GTP-binding protein YihA/YsxC, with translation MNIQDAKFLMSNSRVEDCPAPTLPEYAFIGRSNVGKSSLINMLTNHKGLAKTSSQPGKTQLINHFIINNNWYLVDLPGYGYAKVSKDSRVKWQRMINFYLRKRENLACVFVLVDSRHSPQAVDLEFMEQLGSEGIPFVMVFTKADKQSGTRTQQNVLDYIQKMEETWDEVPRHFVTSAEEKTGRDEVLDFIQEINRQLAETPDNA, from the coding sequence ATGAATATCCAGGACGCCAAATTTCTGATGAGCAACTCCCGCGTGGAGGACTGCCCCGCCCCTACGCTGCCCGAGTATGCCTTCATTGGGCGCTCCAACGTGGGTAAGTCGTCGCTCATCAACATGCTCACCAACCACAAAGGGCTGGCCAAAACCTCTTCGCAGCCGGGTAAAACGCAGCTAATCAATCATTTTATTATTAATAACAATTGGTATCTGGTTGATTTACCGGGCTATGGCTACGCAAAAGTCAGCAAAGATTCGCGCGTGAAGTGGCAGCGCATGATTAATTTCTATTTACGCAAACGGGAAAATCTGGCGTGCGTTTTTGTGCTGGTCGATTCGCGCCATTCACCGCAGGCAGTGGACCTCGAATTTATGGAGCAGTTGGGCAGTGAGGGAATTCCATTTGTTATGGTATTTACCAAAGCTGATAAACAATCGGGTACCCGCACGCAGCAAAATGTGCTGGACTACATTCAAAAAATGGAAGAAACCTGGGATGAGGTACCTCGGCATTTCGTAACGTCGGCGGAGGAAAAAACTGGCCGCGACGAGGTGCTGGATTTCATTCAGGAGATAAACCGGCAGCTCGCCGAAACGCCCGATAATGCGTAG
- a CDS encoding 3-deoxy-D-manno-octulosonic acid transferase — MRFLYTIGLHLYALLLRLVAPFVPKAAQWTAGRRGLLPHIRATLAAETAPLVWFHCASLGEFEQGRPLMEAYAAEYPAHKIVLTFFSPSGYEIRKNWAGADYVFYLPLDTAANARAFLTAVQPRLAVFVKYEFWYYFLTELQRRQVPTVCVSAIFRAEQVFFQPWGGFFRRILSRFTHIFTQNHASRELLQQAGIAQASVAGDTRFDTVVRTAEASARVLPLVEAFTDDWAPVLIVGSSWPEDMPVLTPLLHKYQQELRFIVAPHEISETNLRLVEAALPGQVVRYSQASPATVAQARVLLMDNVGLLSQLYRFGHFAYIGGAFGKGLHNTLEAAAFGLPLFFGPTYHKFQEATDLVELGCAFPVSSSEELLKVFGSLFHREEARLQVQDLSLDYVHDHSGATRKIMRWIGEVMKL, encoded by the coding sequence TTGCGCTTTCTTTATACCATTGGTCTGCATCTGTACGCGCTGCTCCTGCGGCTGGTGGCTCCGTTCGTGCCCAAGGCAGCGCAGTGGACGGCCGGACGGCGCGGGCTGCTACCGCACATTCGGGCCACGCTGGCCGCAGAAACGGCCCCGCTGGTGTGGTTCCACTGCGCTTCGCTGGGCGAGTTTGAGCAGGGCCGCCCGCTGATGGAAGCCTACGCGGCCGAGTATCCGGCGCACAAAATCGTGCTGACGTTCTTTTCGCCTTCGGGCTACGAAATCCGCAAAAACTGGGCGGGCGCCGACTATGTGTTTTACCTGCCTCTCGATACGGCGGCCAACGCGCGGGCTTTTCTGACGGCGGTACAGCCCCGCTTGGCGGTATTCGTGAAGTACGAGTTCTGGTACTACTTCCTCACCGAATTGCAGCGGCGGCAGGTGCCCACTGTCTGCGTATCAGCCATTTTTCGGGCCGAGCAGGTTTTTTTCCAGCCTTGGGGAGGTTTCTTTCGGCGAATTCTTAGCCGCTTTACGCACATCTTTACGCAGAACCATGCCAGCCGGGAGCTGCTGCAACAGGCTGGTATTGCCCAAGCCAGCGTGGCCGGCGATACGCGCTTTGATACGGTGGTACGCACGGCGGAGGCCTCGGCCCGGGTGCTCCCACTGGTGGAAGCCTTCACCGACGACTGGGCTCCGGTACTCATTGTGGGCAGCAGCTGGCCCGAAGATATGCCCGTGCTGACGCCGCTACTGCATAAGTACCAGCAGGAGCTACGCTTCATTGTAGCGCCGCATGAAATCAGCGAAACCAACCTGCGCCTTGTGGAAGCGGCCCTGCCCGGCCAGGTAGTGCGCTACTCCCAGGCCAGCCCGGCCACGGTAGCGCAGGCCCGGGTATTGCTCATGGATAATGTGGGCCTGCTCAGCCAGCTCTACCGGTTCGGGCACTTTGCCTACATCGGCGGGGCGTTTGGGAAGGGCCTGCACAATACGCTGGAGGCCGCCGCTTTCGGGTTGCCGCTGTTTTTCGGACCCACGTATCATAAATTTCAGGAAGCTACCGACTTGGTAGAGCTGGGCTGCGCTTTCCCGGTTTCCTCATCGGAGGAGCTGCTGAAAGTTTTCGGCTCCCTCTTTCACCGCGAAGAAGCCCGCCTGCAGGTCCAGGACCTCAGCCTCGACTACGTCCACGACCACAGCGGCGCCACCCGCAAAATCATGCGCTGGATCGGTGAAGTGATGAAGCTGTGA
- a CDS encoding energy transducer TonB, with protein sequence MKKTALLLGIGLLACTAPALAQKTKVKVKTDGPAPETTEAPTEAAPAAPARPKAIPVAEYYEGGQDALMAFIAQELKYPIMARRNRIQGQCIVSFTLNTDGTMSGIKLVKNIGGGCGEEALRVVRLLKFKKPDYAILTSLPVTFKLPSPGQAAATE encoded by the coding sequence ATGAAAAAAACCGCTCTTCTGCTGGGCATCGGGTTGCTGGCCTGCACGGCTCCGGCTCTGGCCCAGAAAACCAAGGTCAAGGTAAAAACCGACGGCCCGGCTCCTGAAACCACGGAAGCACCTACTGAGGCGGCTCCGGCCGCGCCGGCTCGCCCCAAAGCCATTCCGGTAGCTGAGTATTATGAGGGTGGCCAGGATGCACTGATGGCCTTCATTGCCCAGGAGCTGAAATACCCTATTATGGCCCGGCGCAACCGCATTCAGGGTCAGTGCATTGTGAGCTTCACGCTGAACACCGACGGCACCATGTCGGGCATTAAGCTGGTGAAAAATATTGGCGGCGGCTGCGGCGAGGAAGCCCTGCGCGTGGTTCGGCTGCTCAAGTTTAAGAAGCCCGATTATGCTATCCTGACCAGCTTGCCCGTAACCTTCAAGCTGCCTTCTCCCGGCCAAGCCGCCGCAACTGAGTAA
- the fbp gene encoding class 1 fructose-bisphosphatase gives MTNHDKLALPVGTTLDRFIMRKQEDFPYATGELSQLLRDIALAAKIVNREINRSGLIDIAGAYGNRNVQGEDQQKLDVIANIRFIRALRNGGEVCTIISEEDDEMIQTGNTQGKYVVAIDPLDGSSNIDVNVSIGTIFSIYRRVSPTGNEGTTQDCLQTGTHQVAAGYVIYGSSTMMVYTTGNGVNGFTYEPSLGEFFLSHPNIQTPKTGAIYSINEGVSESFTEGMKGFVAFCKEQNYSARYIGSLVADFHRNLLKGGIYMYPTSKKAPNGKLRLMYECNPLAFIVEQAGGKSSNGRRRTLEIEPRDLHERCPLFIGSPELVEKVEEFLAPEFAHDAVLKA, from the coding sequence ATGACTAACCACGACAAGCTGGCTTTGCCCGTTGGCACCACCCTGGACCGCTTCATCATGCGCAAGCAGGAAGACTTTCCGTACGCCACCGGCGAACTGTCGCAACTGCTGCGCGACATTGCGCTGGCGGCCAAAATCGTGAACCGCGAAATCAACCGCTCCGGCCTTATTGATATTGCCGGTGCCTATGGGAACCGCAACGTGCAGGGAGAGGACCAGCAGAAGCTAGATGTCATTGCCAACATCCGCTTTATCCGGGCGCTGCGCAACGGGGGAGAGGTATGTACCATCATTTCGGAGGAAGACGACGAGATGATTCAGACCGGTAACACGCAGGGCAAATACGTGGTAGCCATTGACCCACTCGATGGCTCCAGCAATATTGATGTAAACGTCAGTATCGGCACCATTTTCAGCATCTACCGCCGCGTGTCGCCCACAGGCAACGAGGGTACCACGCAGGACTGTCTGCAAACCGGTACGCATCAGGTGGCCGCCGGCTACGTGATTTACGGCTCCAGCACCATGATGGTGTACACTACCGGCAACGGCGTAAACGGCTTCACCTACGAGCCCAGCCTGGGCGAGTTCTTCCTCTCGCACCCCAACATCCAGACGCCCAAAACAGGTGCCATCTATTCCATTAACGAGGGTGTTTCGGAATCCTTCACGGAAGGAATGAAGGGCTTTGTGGCGTTTTGCAAAGAGCAGAACTACTCGGCCCGCTACATCGGCTCGTTGGTGGCCGACTTCCACCGCAACCTGCTTAAGGGAGGCATCTATATGTATCCTACCTCCAAAAAGGCCCCTAACGGTAAGCTGCGCCTTATGTACGAGTGCAACCCGTTGGCCTTCATTGTGGAGCAGGCCGGCGGCAAATCCAGCAACGGCCGCCGTCGGACGCTCGAAATCGAGCCCCGCGACCTACACGAGCGGTGCCCGCTGTTCATCGGCTCGCCCGAGCTGGTGGAGAAAGTGGAGGAATTCCTCGCCCCCGAATTCGCCCACGATGCTGTGCTGAAAGCGTAG
- a CDS encoding OmpA family protein: MAQPALAQSTRKQLKAANKYFSQENYRASLPLYEQVLAKEPNNAQALFRAGIAYMSFDKEKASDYIYKAQRLKKNVSKDVEYWLGRVDHLNYNFDEAISHFQAYNATLKSKDTRKKELAQLIQHSKNAKVQFNSPKDIFVKNLGPTINTQWSEHSPVISNDDKVLLFTSRSDNMSNAPAVNPDGKLNDKNKIAADGQYYENIYEAKRIDDENWEKPRSLSGVLNGKGHDASIQVFDNDTKLLMYRNDENGDILYSEKSGTDWTEPKKLNKNINTSGFESDAYITPDGLTIYFSTSKYSEDNTLDIYTATRQPGGDWGPAKTLGNAVNTVYDDDSPYLSKDGKTLYFSSRGHNTMGGYDIFKSDWDSVGRKWGRPENMGYPINTPDDDTYYRLSPDGSYAYLSSYRIGGYGEKDIYTINYIKNAIIRGRVLSQKDSTVIPGVQLVFSGTQADKTALSYNDVTKPVTGDYQVSVLSGRTYQVAVSKDGKNIETQEFPVPISTNDSTVITKDFYVPYVDTSGTNIAQLKPIYFDTDKYKLRPESITELNRISEVLKANPGINISIEGNCDSRNTDEYNIVLGQNRADVAYNYLKKSGIAETRMVTVSYGERRPVAANDSPENMQLNRRTDFRVILKEGETAPNMVNPTPTSGANSTNSTNSSTTGTRTTVPLQPGKSKAKLPDGTKVKTKVDEDSDKVKVKTKGANDEKSKTVTKDGTIDSKAKDADGSKTKVKTDND, encoded by the coding sequence ATGGCCCAGCCTGCCCTGGCTCAGAGCACACGAAAGCAACTCAAGGCTGCCAATAAGTATTTTTCGCAAGAGAACTACCGGGCTTCGCTGCCTCTCTACGAGCAAGTGCTGGCCAAGGAGCCGAACAACGCCCAGGCGCTGTTCCGGGCGGGTATTGCCTACATGTCATTTGACAAGGAAAAGGCCAGCGACTACATCTACAAGGCTCAGCGCCTGAAGAAAAATGTATCGAAGGATGTGGAGTACTGGCTGGGTCGGGTAGACCACCTAAACTACAACTTCGACGAGGCTATTTCGCATTTTCAGGCCTACAACGCCACACTGAAAAGCAAGGATACCCGCAAAAAGGAGTTGGCCCAGCTGATTCAGCACAGCAAGAACGCCAAAGTGCAGTTCAACAGCCCCAAGGATATCTTTGTGAAAAACCTGGGCCCCACTATCAACACCCAGTGGTCGGAGCATAGCCCAGTAATTTCCAACGACGACAAGGTGCTGTTGTTCACCTCCCGCTCCGATAACATGAGCAATGCCCCGGCGGTAAACCCCGATGGCAAGTTGAACGACAAAAACAAAATTGCCGCCGACGGCCAGTACTACGAAAACATCTACGAGGCCAAGCGCATCGATGATGAGAACTGGGAGAAGCCCCGCTCCTTGAGCGGTGTGCTCAACGGCAAAGGCCACGATGCCTCTATTCAGGTGTTCGACAACGACACTAAGCTGCTCATGTACCGCAACGACGAGAACGGGGACATCCTGTACTCGGAAAAGTCGGGCACGGACTGGACGGAGCCCAAGAAGCTCAACAAGAACATCAACACGTCGGGCTTCGAGTCGGACGCTTACATCACGCCCGATGGCCTAACGATTTACTTCTCGACCAGCAAGTACTCGGAAGACAACACGCTGGACATTTACACCGCTACCCGTCAGCCTGGTGGCGACTGGGGCCCGGCTAAAACCCTCGGTAACGCCGTGAATACGGTGTACGATGACGATAGCCCGTACCTGAGCAAAGATGGCAAGACGTTGTACTTCTCGTCGCGCGGCCACAACACGATGGGTGGTTACGATATCTTCAAGTCGGACTGGGATTCGGTGGGCCGCAAGTGGGGCCGTCCTGAAAACATGGGCTACCCCATCAACACGCCCGATGATGACACGTACTACCGTCTCTCGCCGGATGGCTCGTATGCCTACCTGTCTTCGTACCGCATAGGCGGCTACGGGGAGAAGGACATCTACACGATCAACTACATCAAGAACGCCATCATCCGGGGCCGCGTGCTGAGCCAAAAGGACAGCACCGTCATTCCGGGTGTACAGCTTGTGTTTAGTGGCACCCAGGCCGATAAAACGGCGCTGAGCTACAACGACGTAACCAAGCCCGTAACCGGCGACTATCAGGTAAGTGTGCTTTCGGGCCGGACTTATCAGGTAGCTGTGTCGAAGGATGGCAAGAACATCGAAACCCAGGAGTTCCCCGTTCCAATTTCGACCAACGATTCGACGGTAATCACCAAGGATTTCTACGTACCGTATGTGGATACCTCTGGAACCAATATCGCTCAGTTGAAGCCGATTTACTTCGATACCGACAAGTACAAGCTGCGGCCGGAGTCGATTACGGAGTTGAACCGCATCAGCGAAGTGCTGAAGGCTAACCCCGGTATCAACATTTCCATTGAGGGTAACTGCGACTCGCGGAACACGGATGAGTACAACATCGTACTCGGCCAGAACCGCGCCGATGTGGCCTACAACTACCTGAAGAAGTCGGGTATTGCCGAAACCCGCATGGTGACGGTAAGCTACGGTGAGCGTCGTCCGGTAGCCGCCAACGATTCGCCGGAAAACATGCAGCTTAACCGCCGCACCGATTTCCGTGTGATTCTGAAGGAAGGCGAAACGGCTCCGAACATGGTGAACCCCACGCCAACTTCGGGTGCTAACTCGACAAATTCCACCAACTCTTCCACGACCGGCACGCGCACCACGGTGCCGCTGCAGCCCGGCAAGAGCAAAGCCAAACTGCCCGACGGCACGAAGGTGAAAACCAAAGTGGACGAGGACAGCGACAAAGTGAAGGTGAAAACCAAAGGCGCTAACGACGAGAAGAGCAAGACCGTAACCAAGGACGGTACCATCGACTCGAAGGCCAAAGACGCTGACGGTAGCAAAACCAAAGTAAAGACTGACAACGACTAA
- a CDS encoding Fur family transcriptional regulator, whose protein sequence is MKQFCPAGPYSPIFAENYSHLVNHTSDHSHSTPTAGHLRDRLAAVGLRATQQRLLILESLLILPGHPTAEQVHRQVTEQIASISLGTVYKTLDAFVAAGLTRRVASAEGASRRYDADCTEHHHLFCTNTQEIIDYCDPQLDALIREFFAAKGLSNFQPRSFSLHITGDKVLP, encoded by the coding sequence ATGAAACAATTTTGTCCGGCCGGACCTTATAGCCCTATCTTTGCGGAGAACTATTCTCATCTGGTGAACCACACGTCCGACCATTCGCACTCTACTCCCACTGCCGGCCACCTGCGTGACCGGCTGGCAGCAGTTGGTTTGCGGGCCACCCAACAGCGCCTGCTGATTCTGGAAAGCCTGCTGATTCTGCCGGGCCACCCGACGGCCGAGCAGGTACACCGCCAGGTAACAGAACAGATAGCATCCATTTCGCTGGGTACCGTGTACAAAACGCTGGATGCGTTTGTGGCGGCGGGCCTGACGCGCCGGGTAGCTTCGGCTGAAGGAGCGTCGCGCCGCTACGATGCCGACTGCACGGAACACCACCATCTTTTCTGCACCAATACGCAGGAAATCATTGATTACTGCGACCCGCAGCTGGACGCGCTAATCCGGGAGTTCTTCGCGGCCAAAGGCCTGTCGAACTTCCAGCCCCGCTCCTTTTCCCTGCACATCACGGGAGACAAAGTATTACCCTAA